One genomic region from Jiangella sp. DSM 45060 encodes:
- a CDS encoding zinc-binding dehydrogenase translates to MRAIRQHRYGGPEVLVLEHLPDPHPSPGQVRIRVTAAGVHLLDVQIRKGLGPPRTRMPLPMTPGREVAGIVDGVGSEQHASWLGKFVVADLGVGSGGYAELAVAKVDRLHEPPENLDPAEAVAAIGTGRTVQAILELAHLTPADTVLVTGASGGVGSTLVNVAKGAGAQVVGLATGEDKRLAVSALGAVAIDSGTSDWATAARASLGDGATVVLDGVGGELGAEAMSMLSVGGRLVMFGTASGAPIPFDADTIYRLGITVTAAAGARLLARPGGLRDLEDRSLSALISRTVVPPVGHRVRLENATQAHQILEQRRSLGKVVLTP, encoded by the coding sequence ATGAGGGCCATCCGGCAGCACCGCTACGGAGGACCAGAGGTCCTGGTTCTGGAGCACCTGCCCGACCCCCACCCTTCGCCGGGGCAGGTGCGCATCCGGGTGACCGCGGCCGGAGTGCACCTGCTCGACGTGCAGATTCGCAAGGGGCTCGGCCCACCGCGCACGCGTATGCCACTGCCGATGACGCCGGGACGCGAGGTGGCCGGGATCGTCGATGGCGTCGGTTCCGAGCAGCACGCGTCATGGCTCGGGAAGTTCGTGGTGGCCGACCTCGGGGTCGGCAGCGGCGGCTACGCCGAGCTGGCCGTCGCCAAGGTGGACAGGCTGCACGAACCCCCGGAGAACCTGGACCCGGCAGAGGCGGTCGCTGCGATCGGCACCGGACGCACGGTTCAGGCGATCCTCGAACTGGCCCACCTCACACCAGCAGACACGGTGCTGGTCACCGGCGCGAGTGGCGGCGTCGGCAGCACCTTGGTCAATGTCGCGAAGGGTGCTGGCGCACAGGTCGTTGGCCTGGCCACCGGCGAAGACAAGCGGCTGGCCGTATCCGCACTCGGGGCGGTCGCCATCGACTCCGGGACATCCGACTGGGCGACGGCGGCTCGCGCGTCCCTCGGCGACGGCGCCACTGTCGTCCTCGACGGTGTGGGTGGTGAGCTGGGCGCGGAGGCCATGTCGATGCTGAGCGTCGGCGGCCGCTTGGTCATGTTCGGGACGGCTTCCGGCGCTCCCATCCCGTTCGATGCCGACACCATCTACCGGCTGGGGATCACCGTCACGGCAGCGGCCGGCGCACGGCTGCTCGCCCGGCCGGGTGGGCTGCGTGATCTCGAGGACCGATCACTCTCGGCTCTCATCAGCCGAACCGTGGTCCCACCCGTGGGGCACCGAGTCCGACTGGAGAACGCAACACAAGCCCACCAGATCCTGGAGCAGCGCAGATCGCTGGGGAAGGTCGTCCTCACACCGTGA
- a CDS encoding DnaJ domain-containing protein: protein MTTITAEDLTHAYGVLGLAPSAAADDVTSAYRRLVRDAHPDTRATPAPSAATRIRDVIEAYRTIQTARQREPRPETDAPLHEATTDTPRTDHHTRPAYLAASPPRSGTVTRPPDIHAQPPRIAAPTP, encoded by the coding sequence ATGACCACGATCACAGCTGAGGACCTCACCCACGCCTACGGCGTCCTCGGGCTGGCACCATCAGCCGCGGCAGACGACGTCACCAGCGCCTACCGCCGACTCGTCCGCGACGCCCATCCCGACACCCGAGCCACGCCGGCGCCGTCCGCCGCCACCCGAATCCGCGACGTCATCGAGGCCTACCGCACCATCCAGACCGCCCGACAACGCGAACCTCGGCCGGAAACCGACGCACCACTGCACGAGGCCACCACCGACACGCCTCGAACGGACCACCACACCCGCCCCGCCTACCTCGCCGCAAGCCCGCCCCGATCCGGCACCGTCACCCGGCCACCGGACATCCACGCACAACCACCCCGCATCGCAGCGCCAACGCCTTGA
- a CDS encoding Hsp20/alpha crystallin family protein, translating into MLMRTDPFREFDRLAQQVFGAASPGTWSRPAVMPMDAYRSGEEFVVEFDLPGVSPDSIDLDVERNVLTIKAERRPHRADEVEMQVSERPLGVFSRQLFLGDTLDAEHIQASYDAGVLTLRIPISEAAKPRKIAIDATQDRKQINA; encoded by the coding sequence ATGTTGATGCGCACTGATCCGTTCCGTGAATTCGACCGGCTGGCCCAGCAGGTGTTCGGCGCCGCCTCGCCCGGGACGTGGTCCCGTCCGGCGGTCATGCCGATGGACGCCTACCGCTCGGGTGAGGAGTTCGTGGTCGAGTTCGACCTGCCCGGCGTGTCACCGGACTCGATCGACCTCGACGTCGAGCGCAACGTCCTCACGATCAAGGCCGAACGTCGGCCACACCGGGCCGACGAGGTCGAGATGCAGGTCTCGGAACGTCCGCTGGGCGTGTTCTCCCGGCAGCTGTTCCTGGGCGACACCCTCGACGCCGAGCACATCCAGGCCAGTTACGACGCCGGAGTCCTGACACTGCGCATTCCGATCAGCGAGGCCGCGAAGCCCCGCAAGATCGCGATCGACGCCACACAGGACCGCAAGCAGATCAACGCCTGA
- a CDS encoding HD domain-containing phosphohydrolase: MSDLRVRLMDVLAALSLATDLGMGQPPETALRCCVLATRLAQTMDLADGTVRDVCLGTLVRHLGCTATAAVEARSHGGDELVSRVAAQRADFGDRREMLALTLAIGRGAGARRPSLIARAVLGDLRYGRQLLGTICDAASLLAARMGLGIGVRSCLEQQFERWDGKGPRALAGDEISLPARVSEVATQAVLWSAAEGPGGALAMVGRRAGGWFDPAIAAVFGRVGLDLMHQLGAGDPWQLLLAVEPAPVAYVGEQDLDGLARCFADMVDLKSTFTLGHSTEVSLLAEGTARLMGLDRRETVALRRAALLHDVGLVGVSSGIWEKPGPFTRGEREQMQLHPYYTERILACSPVLEPLGRIAGLHHERLDGSGYHHGLTAPAISTPARILAAADAFQTATQSRPHRPARTRERATESLAAAAAEGRLDADCVSALVEASGQPRPRLRRTWPAGLSDREIEVLRLLAAGLANREIAARLGISRRTAEHHVQHVYGKIGYSTRAAAALFAMQHDLLRP, translated from the coding sequence GTGAGCGATCTGCGGGTGCGGCTGATGGATGTTCTCGCGGCGCTGTCGCTGGCAACCGATCTGGGAATGGGGCAGCCACCGGAGACGGCGCTGCGCTGTTGCGTGCTCGCGACCCGGCTCGCCCAGACCATGGACCTGGCGGACGGCACTGTGCGCGATGTCTGCCTGGGCACTCTGGTGCGGCACCTGGGCTGTACCGCGACAGCGGCGGTCGAGGCCCGTTCACACGGCGGTGACGAGTTGGTGTCGCGGGTGGCGGCCCAGCGGGCCGACTTCGGCGATCGGCGGGAGATGCTGGCGTTGACGCTGGCGATCGGGCGGGGTGCGGGAGCACGCCGGCCGTCGCTGATCGCCCGAGCTGTTCTCGGTGACCTCCGGTACGGCCGTCAGCTCCTCGGGACGATCTGCGACGCCGCGTCGCTCCTGGCCGCCCGGATGGGGCTGGGGATCGGTGTGCGCTCCTGCCTGGAGCAGCAGTTCGAGCGGTGGGACGGAAAGGGGCCACGTGCACTCGCCGGGGATGAGATCAGTCTCCCGGCCAGGGTGAGCGAGGTGGCCACGCAGGCCGTGCTGTGGTCGGCGGCCGAAGGGCCGGGTGGCGCCCTGGCGATGGTGGGGCGGAGAGCTGGTGGCTGGTTCGACCCGGCGATCGCCGCGGTCTTCGGCCGGGTGGGGCTCGACCTGATGCACCAGCTGGGAGCAGGAGATCCATGGCAGCTGCTGCTGGCCGTGGAGCCTGCGCCGGTCGCCTACGTCGGCGAGCAGGATCTGGACGGGCTGGCGCGGTGCTTTGCCGACATGGTGGACCTGAAGTCGACGTTCACGCTGGGTCACTCCACAGAGGTCTCCCTGCTCGCGGAGGGCACTGCGCGGCTGATGGGCCTCGACCGACGGGAGACCGTGGCGTTGCGTCGCGCGGCGCTGCTGCACGACGTGGGGCTGGTCGGTGTCTCCAGCGGGATCTGGGAGAAGCCCGGGCCGTTCACACGCGGCGAGCGGGAGCAGATGCAGTTGCACCCGTACTACACCGAGCGGATCCTGGCCTGCTCGCCTGTGCTCGAGCCGCTCGGGCGGATCGCGGGCCTGCACCATGAACGGCTCGACGGCAGCGGTTATCACCACGGGCTGACGGCGCCGGCGATCAGCACGCCAGCCCGGATCCTGGCCGCCGCAGACGCCTTCCAGACAGCGACCCAGTCGCGCCCGCACCGCCCGGCCCGCACACGCGAGCGGGCTACCGAGAGCCTGGCCGCAGCGGCCGCCGAGGGCCGCCTCGATGCCGACTGCGTGTCGGCCCTCGTCGAGGCGTCCGGACAGCCCCGGCCACGGCTACGCCGGACCTGGCCGGCCGGCCTGAGCGACCGGGAGATCGAGGTACTGCGGCTGCTGGCCGCTGGTCTGGCGAATCGGGAGATCGCGGCGCGCCTCGGCATCTCACGGCGTACTGCCGAGCACCACGTCCAGCACGTCTACGGCAAGATCGGCTACTCGACCCGCGCCGCGGCGGCGCTGTTCGCGATGCAACACGACCTCCTGCGCCCGTGA
- a CDS encoding alpha/beta fold hydrolase: MNAKGEVTGVARSASAVINGVRISYASTAGPGEPLVLVHGSWGSRHNWDPVIPGLAGHFQVVAYDRRGHSESERPPGQGSFAEDVDDLAELIEHLRLAPAWVVGNSAGAVITLKLAAARPELLRGIVVHEPPMWSLVHEGTAGRAAFAEAANGPLAEVLRRIELGDNAGAAELFVEEVALGAGCWPELPVSMRETMVHNAPTFLDEGRDPEAATIDEAALARFAGPVLLTSGDQSPPLFGPVLDRLEQVLPHPLRRTYVGAGHVPYVTHSEQYIASLIDFARARTRARS, translated from the coding sequence ATGAACGCCAAGGGCGAGGTCACCGGGGTCGCACGATCGGCGTCGGCGGTCATCAACGGAGTCCGGATCAGCTACGCATCGACGGCGGGTCCGGGCGAACCACTGGTATTGGTGCACGGGTCGTGGGGGTCGCGCCACAATTGGGACCCCGTGATCCCGGGCCTAGCGGGGCACTTCCAGGTGGTGGCCTACGATCGGCGCGGGCACAGTGAGAGTGAACGGCCGCCGGGGCAAGGGAGTTTCGCCGAGGACGTGGACGATCTGGCGGAGCTGATCGAGCACCTTCGGCTCGCGCCGGCCTGGGTGGTCGGGAACTCAGCGGGCGCGGTCATCACCCTCAAACTCGCCGCCGCACGCCCGGAACTTCTGCGGGGCATCGTGGTCCACGAGCCCCCGATGTGGTCGCTCGTCCACGAGGGCACCGCTGGGCGTGCCGCATTCGCCGAGGCTGCGAACGGGCCGCTGGCCGAGGTCCTGCGGCGCATCGAGTTGGGAGACAACGCCGGCGCGGCCGAGCTGTTCGTCGAGGAGGTGGCGCTTGGTGCGGGCTGCTGGCCAGAGTTGCCCGTGAGCATGCGCGAGACGATGGTGCACAACGCGCCGACGTTCCTTGACGAGGGCCGCGACCCGGAGGCTGCCACGATCGATGAAGCCGCGCTCGCCCGATTCGCCGGCCCGGTGCTCCTCACGTCGGGTGACCAGAGTCCGCCGCTCTTCGGTCCGGTGCTCGACCGGCTGGAACAGGTGCTCCCCCACCCGCTGCGCCGGACGTATGTCGGCGCCGGACACGTTCCGTACGTCACGCACTCCGAGCAGTACATCGCCAGCCTGATCGACTTCGCGCGCGCCCGGACGAGAGCACGGTCATGA
- a CDS encoding LLM class flavin-dependent oxidoreductase, with the protein MMELQFGLAVSPSAQPGADPVRDGVLAEGLGFDFISVSDHPCGVVPNFEAWTVLSWIAAATSRIRIATRVLGVPYRPPALVAKMAETFHRLSGGRLILGLGGGYSDDEFRAFGLRVPTPGEKVRGLVEAIDIIRGLWSEPDFSYEGRLHHTERANIAPRPEPAIPIWLGTFGDQALAVTGRLADGWIPSHGFAPPERAAVMRARVRRAAEEAGRDPEDVTCAYHLEVHLGEPASAEPGVVAGSAAEVAKRLTGFAELGFTTLSLSLTGPGQADQARRLAHDVIPVVRAEVA; encoded by the coding sequence ATGATGGAACTACAGTTCGGGCTCGCCGTGTCGCCCTCGGCCCAGCCTGGTGCGGACCCGGTCCGTGACGGTGTCCTGGCCGAAGGGCTCGGCTTCGACTTCATCTCCGTCTCCGACCATCCGTGCGGGGTGGTGCCGAACTTCGAGGCGTGGACGGTGCTGTCGTGGATCGCCGCGGCGACCTCGCGAATCCGGATCGCCACCCGCGTGCTCGGCGTGCCCTACCGGCCGCCCGCGCTGGTGGCGAAGATGGCCGAGACGTTCCACCGGCTCTCCGGCGGCCGGCTGATCCTCGGCCTCGGCGGCGGGTACTCCGACGATGAGTTCCGCGCGTTCGGCCTCCGGGTGCCGACACCGGGAGAGAAGGTCCGCGGACTGGTCGAGGCCATCGACATCATCCGCGGCCTGTGGTCGGAGCCGGACTTCAGCTACGAAGGCCGGCTCCACCACACCGAGCGGGCAAACATCGCGCCCCGGCCGGAGCCGGCCATCCCGATCTGGCTCGGCACCTTCGGCGACCAGGCACTGGCCGTCACCGGGCGGCTGGCCGACGGCTGGATCCCGTCGCACGGGTTCGCCCCACCCGAGCGGGCCGCAGTGATGCGGGCGCGCGTCCGCCGGGCGGCCGAGGAGGCGGGCCGCGACCCGGAGGACGTCACGTGTGCGTATCACCTGGAGGTCCACCTCGGTGAGCCTGCCAGCGCGGAGCCGGGCGTGGTCGCCGGCTCCGCTGCGGAGGTCGCCAAGCGGCTCACCGGCTTCGCCGAGCTCGGCTTCACCACGCTGAGCCTTTCCCTCACCGGTCCCGGCCAGGCCGACCAAGCCCGTCGGCTGGCCCACGACGTCATCCCTGTGGTGCGCGCCGAGGTAGCCTGA
- a CDS encoding LysR family transcriptional regulator: MLDVHRLRLLRELAYRDTIAAVAQALSYTPSAVSQQLAILEREAGVSLLERSGRRVQLTPIARRLVTHTEAILDQLERAESSIAATKAQLTDVLRIGAFPSAARAILPPALAILGHDHPGLEFTVVEADPVVAADLTRTGELDVALTHDYDHVPQPDHPALTSTVVLSESLFLAATQPPDPSGNPVASFRGAAWVLGSPGTLCRLAVERICQAAGFTPQVRHRIDDFPTALALVAAGQGVAIVPRLATVDPPAGLTFTELPEQRRVALTHRRGGEQRPALAALHTVVTRAVADLA, translated from the coding sequence ATGCTCGATGTCCATCGGCTCCGGCTGCTGCGAGAGCTGGCGTATCGCGACACGATCGCGGCGGTGGCCCAGGCACTCTCGTACACGCCGTCGGCCGTGTCGCAGCAGTTGGCCATCCTCGAGCGTGAAGCCGGCGTATCGCTGCTGGAACGGTCCGGCCGGCGGGTGCAGCTGACCCCGATCGCTCGCCGGCTGGTCACGCACACCGAGGCGATCCTGGACCAGCTCGAACGCGCGGAGTCCTCGATCGCCGCGACGAAGGCACAGTTGACCGACGTGCTGAGGATCGGCGCATTTCCATCCGCCGCCCGGGCGATCCTGCCGCCGGCGCTGGCCATCCTCGGGCACGACCATCCCGGCCTGGAGTTCACCGTCGTCGAAGCCGACCCGGTCGTCGCCGCCGACCTGACCCGGACCGGCGAGCTGGACGTCGCTCTGACACACGACTACGACCACGTGCCGCAGCCGGACCATCCCGCGCTGACCTCGACCGTCGTGCTGTCCGAGTCGCTGTTCCTCGCCGCGACGCAGCCGCCCGACCCGTCCGGCAACCCGGTCGCGTCTTTCCGCGGTGCCGCCTGGGTGCTGGGCAGCCCGGGCACGCTGTGCCGGCTCGCCGTCGAGCGGATCTGTCAGGCCGCCGGGTTCACGCCCCAGGTGCGGCACCGGATCGACGACTTCCCCACTGCGCTCGCGCTGGTCGCAGCCGGCCAGGGGGTCGCCATCGTGCCCAGGCTGGCCACCGTCGATCCGCCGGCCGGCCTGACGTTCACCGAGCTGCCCGAGCAGCGCCGGGTCGCGCTCACGCACCGCCGCGGCGGCGAACAGCGCCCGGCGCTGGCCGCTCTGCACACTGTGGTCACCAGGGCCGTTGCGGATCTCGCCTGA
- a CDS encoding IclR family transcriptional regulator, producing the protein MRETLTSVVNAVRLVQLLAERGHLRVTEASRELGISTSTSHRLLTTLVDEGFVERDRVTKDYRLGRVLVEIGLAALGDLDIRRSAHHHMARLAARLDETVHLLVLQGAGARFIDGVESQQLIRVTIRTGTLLPAHATSGGKVLLAEMPRKELERLLSADLPTVTDQTIHALPDLVEEFEEIRRLGYALNRGESDQALRAIAVPIRDGAGRAVASIAISVPTARGKISRLRGFVEPLKQTAAAISKDL; encoded by the coding sequence ATGCGGGAAACGCTGACCTCCGTCGTCAACGCCGTCCGGCTGGTGCAACTACTCGCCGAACGCGGACACCTGCGGGTCACCGAGGCGAGCAGGGAGCTGGGAATCAGCACGTCCACCAGCCATCGACTGCTCACGACGCTGGTGGACGAGGGTTTCGTCGAGCGCGATCGCGTCACCAAGGACTACCGACTGGGCCGGGTGCTGGTCGAGATCGGCCTCGCCGCCCTGGGCGATCTCGACATTCGCCGATCCGCACATCACCACATGGCTCGACTCGCCGCCCGGCTGGACGAGACGGTGCACCTGTTGGTCCTCCAGGGGGCCGGGGCACGGTTCATCGACGGTGTCGAGAGTCAGCAGCTGATCCGGGTGACCATCCGGACGGGCACGCTGCTACCGGCGCATGCCACCTCCGGCGGGAAGGTGCTCCTGGCCGAGATGCCGCGCAAGGAGCTGGAACGTCTCCTCAGCGCCGACCTGCCGACGGTCACCGACCAGACCATCCACGCCCTCCCGGATCTGGTCGAGGAGTTCGAGGAGATCCGCAGGCTCGGCTACGCCCTCAATCGCGGCGAGAGCGACCAGGCGCTGCGAGCCATCGCCGTCCCGATCCGCGACGGCGCCGGCCGCGCCGTGGCCAGCATCGCCATCAGCGTGCCCACCGCCCGCGGCAAGATCAGCCGGCTCCGCGGTTTCGTCGAGCCGCTCAAACAGACCGCGGCCGCCATCTCCAAGGATCTCTGA
- a CDS encoding FAD-dependent monooxygenase yields MRTVSIVGGGIGGLVLALELERHGIRSRIYEAAPRLQALGVGINVLPHASAVLAGLGLEEQLTDRAVLTREAAFFNRFGQHIFTEPAGRWAGHEHPQYSIHRGDLHSVLVDAVRRRCGDDAIVTNRRLERVREVGDRVELHFIDDNGDPLDPVVAESVVGCDGIHSVIRRTLHPDEGPARYSGVMMWRGVAAHPRFLSGATMVRAGWLQPGKLVTYPIRNGLPGGLQLVNWVAEIEMPRRGERDWQRRGRLTDFADRFADWRFDWLDVPELLGRSEQILEYPMVDQDPLPFWSRGRLTLLGDAAHPMVPRGSNGAGQAILDAAALARILARADDPAQAFAAYEDERLQVTAAVVRMNRAEPPDAILRTVYERSGDAPVRAMSEIVTEAEAQAITGRYLKVATTRHPAPDTSASLSGAGARERNEESR; encoded by the coding sequence GTGAGAACCGTTTCCATAGTCGGCGGCGGCATCGGGGGACTGGTGCTGGCGCTGGAGTTGGAGCGGCACGGCATCCGGAGCCGGATCTACGAGGCCGCACCTCGCCTGCAGGCACTGGGCGTCGGGATCAACGTGCTGCCGCACGCCTCCGCGGTCCTGGCCGGGCTCGGACTCGAGGAGCAGCTCACGGACAGGGCGGTGCTGACTCGCGAGGCAGCCTTCTTCAACCGTTTCGGTCAGCACATCTTCACCGAGCCGGCCGGCAGGTGGGCGGGGCACGAGCACCCGCAGTACTCCATCCACCGCGGCGACCTGCACTCCGTCCTGGTGGACGCGGTACGGCGCCGTTGCGGGGACGACGCCATCGTGACGAACAGGCGCCTCGAGCGCGTCCGAGAGGTCGGCGACCGCGTCGAGCTCCACTTCATCGACGACAACGGTGACCCGCTCGACCCGGTCGTCGCCGAGTCCGTCGTGGGCTGCGACGGGATCCACTCGGTGATCCGCAGGACGCTGCATCCGGACGAAGGACCCGCGCGCTACTCCGGGGTGATGATGTGGCGGGGCGTGGCCGCCCACCCGCGCTTCCTGAGCGGCGCCACGATGGTCCGCGCCGGCTGGCTCCAGCCCGGCAAGCTGGTCACCTACCCCATCCGCAACGGCCTGCCCGGCGGCCTTCAACTCGTCAACTGGGTCGCCGAGATCGAGATGCCTCGGCGGGGCGAGCGAGACTGGCAACGCCGGGGCCGGCTGACGGACTTCGCCGACCGGTTCGCCGACTGGCGCTTCGACTGGCTCGACGTTCCGGAGCTCCTCGGGCGCTCCGAGCAGATCCTCGAGTACCCGATGGTCGACCAGGACCCGCTCCCGTTCTGGAGCCGGGGACGGCTGACCCTCCTCGGTGACGCCGCTCATCCGATGGTGCCGCGAGGCTCCAACGGCGCCGGTCAGGCCATCCTCGACGCGGCCGCCCTCGCCAGGATCCTGGCCCGGGCGGACGACCCGGCGCAGGCCTTCGCCGCCTACGAGGACGAACGGCTGCAGGTGACCGCGGCGGTGGTGCGCATGAACCGCGCCGAACCGCCCGACGCCATCCTGCGGACCGTCTACGAGCGCAGCGGCGACGCGCCTGTGCGCGCGATGTCTGAGATCGTCACGGAGGCGGAAGCACAAGCCATCACGGGTCGCTACCTCAAGGTCGCGACGACCCGACATCCCGCTCCGGACACGTCCGCCTCCCTGTCCGGTGCCGGTGCGCGCGAGCGGAACGAGGAGTCACGATGA
- a CDS encoding thiamine pyrophosphate-binding protein: protein MRTTAGTELGSAIVADRELGGTPVTRQVLDILVAWGVARVYCCPGSTEAAMLDAFVGRDDIELVLVSHESTAIAAADAEARLSGGPAVVYVHTNVGLANVLAHLSAARIAYAPVLILNGLKPSVLAGRDGFTTLPHPDLGLRDLVKWDRVPATPDSLPADLERALSIATAEPAGPVWLGLPQELLETTDAVDPRYPRPLPGPRRSRPSRAELRGVADVLTAATRVVLVSGGEVARHGASDLMVTLAERLDATVLHEDRRGFERSSYPTQHPAFQGSYDVRHPAVANADLVVFAGCQVFREFDVNGAPALPTTATVVHVHVDPSRIGRLHQVDHALVGHTGEVVRDLLDALGPRPATTPARAPTPASGAGPSLSPHGSPAHHGLAGWVSSVAEALTGEENYVVDATTAGPALLGALPQTRPDQVLTTSSGSLGWGLGAAIGVALAQPERRVLAFLGDGVFQFGLAALWTAQRYRAQVTFVVLNNEAFAAVGLALGRFGGEAVRRGDWLGTDLSGPHLAQIAGGFGLPSERVLTPDGVAAAIERGSRSRGPSLVELMTSAREE from the coding sequence ATGAGAACTACGGCCGGAACGGAACTCGGCAGCGCGATCGTCGCCGATCGCGAGCTCGGCGGCACGCCGGTCACCCGGCAGGTGCTCGACATCCTGGTCGCCTGGGGCGTCGCGCGGGTCTACTGCTGCCCCGGCAGCACCGAGGCCGCCATGCTGGACGCCTTCGTCGGCCGGGACGACATCGAGCTCGTCCTCGTCAGCCACGAGTCGACGGCCATCGCGGCCGCCGACGCCGAGGCACGGCTCAGCGGCGGGCCCGCCGTCGTGTATGTGCACACCAACGTCGGCCTCGCCAATGTGCTGGCCCATCTGTCCGCCGCGCGGATCGCCTACGCACCGGTGCTCATCCTGAACGGGCTCAAGCCGTCGGTGCTCGCGGGCCGTGACGGGTTCACCACGCTGCCCCATCCCGACCTGGGGCTTCGTGACCTGGTCAAGTGGGACCGGGTACCCGCCACGCCCGACTCCCTGCCGGCCGACCTGGAGCGGGCCCTGAGCATCGCCACCGCCGAGCCGGCCGGGCCGGTCTGGCTGGGCCTGCCCCAAGAGCTGCTGGAGACGACCGACGCCGTCGATCCGCGCTACCCGCGTCCGCTGCCGGGACCGCGCCGGAGCCGTCCGTCGCGGGCGGAGCTGCGCGGCGTGGCGGACGTGCTCACCGCGGCGACCCGCGTCGTCCTCGTCTCGGGCGGGGAGGTCGCCCGTCACGGCGCGAGCGATCTCATGGTCACCCTGGCCGAGCGGCTCGACGCGACGGTGCTCCATGAGGACCGCCGCGGGTTCGAGCGCTCCAGCTATCCCACGCAGCACCCCGCCTTCCAGGGCAGCTATGACGTGCGCCATCCTGCGGTCGCGAACGCCGACCTGGTCGTCTTCGCCGGATGCCAGGTCTTCCGGGAGTTCGACGTCAACGGCGCTCCGGCGTTGCCCACCACGGCGACGGTGGTCCACGTCCACGTCGACCCGAGCCGCATCGGCCGGCTGCATCAGGTCGACCACGCCCTGGTCGGGCACACCGGTGAGGTGGTGCGGGACCTCCTCGACGCGCTCGGCCCGCGGCCGGCCACGACACCGGCTCGGGCGCCGACGCCGGCGAGTGGCGCCGGCCCTTCGCTGAGCCCGCACGGCTCACCCGCGCACCACGGTCTCGCCGGCTGGGTGAGCTCCGTGGCCGAAGCCCTCACCGGCGAGGAGAACTACGTCGTCGACGCGACGACGGCCGGCCCGGCCCTGCTCGGAGCCCTTCCCCAGACCCGGCCCGACCAGGTCCTGACCACCTCCTCCGGCTCGCTCGGGTGGGGTCTGGGCGCGGCGATCGGCGTCGCGCTGGCGCAGCCGGAGCGCCGGGTTCTGGCATTCCTGGGCGACGGCGTCTTCCAGTTCGGGCTGGCCGCGTTGTGGACGGCGCAGCGGTATCGAGCCCAGGTCACCTTCGTGGTCCTGAACAACGAGGCGTTCGCGGCGGTGGGCCTCGCTCTCGGGCGGTTCGGGGGCGAGGCGGTACGTCGCGGCGACTGGCTGGGCACGGACCTGAGTGGGCCGCACCTCGCCCAGATCGCGGGCGGGTTCGGGCTGCCCAGCGAACGGGTCCTGACGCCGGACGGGGTGGCGGCCGCGATCGAACGCGGCTCGCGCTCGCGTGGGCCGTCACTGGTGGAACTGATGACCTCGGCAAGGGAGGAATGA